The following are from one region of the Nostoc cf. commune SO-36 genome:
- the ribD gene encoding bifunctional diaminohydroxyphosphoribosylaminopyrimidine deaminase/5-amino-6-(5-phosphoribosylamino)uracil reductase RibD — MDNSPVVAQADASLPNDTQENIQIVESAVGSNSPPKEKIGSDFDSRMMLRCLELARRALGRTSPNPLVGAVIVKDGEIVGEGFHPRAGEPHAEVFALKAAGVGGARGATIYVSLEPCNHYGRTPPCSEGLIEAGVAKVVVGMVDPNPLVAGGGIARLRAAGIEVLVGVEEAACRQLNEAFVHRILYKRPLGILKYAMTLDGKIATTSGHSAWVTSQEARSEVHQLRAACDAIIVGGNTVRQDNPYLTTRQVEAHKPLRVVMSRHLNLPESAHLWQTADAPTLVLTQKGANPDFQELLLKQGVEVVELTSLTPDKAMAYLYERGFCSVLWECGGTLAASAIAQGAIQKVLAFIAPKIIGGSIAPTPVGDLGFTTMTEALSLERVRWRVVGSDCLVEGYFPQKTNSQ, encoded by the coding sequence ATGGATAATTCCCCAGTGGTCGCTCAAGCAGATGCATCCTTACCAAATGACACTCAGGAAAATATACAAATAGTGGAGTCAGCAGTTGGATCGAATTCACCACCGAAGGAAAAGATAGGAAGTGACTTTGACTCTCGCATGATGCTGCGGTGTTTGGAACTTGCCCGCCGCGCTTTAGGCCGTACTTCGCCAAATCCTTTAGTGGGAGCGGTAATTGTCAAGGATGGTGAGATTGTTGGCGAAGGGTTTCATCCTCGTGCCGGTGAGCCTCATGCAGAAGTGTTTGCCTTAAAAGCAGCAGGTGTTGGCGGCGCTCGTGGTGCAACAATCTATGTCAGCCTCGAACCTTGCAATCACTACGGGCGTACTCCCCCTTGTTCGGAAGGATTGATCGAAGCAGGGGTGGCAAAAGTAGTGGTGGGTATGGTTGATCCTAATCCACTAGTAGCTGGAGGTGGTATCGCCCGTTTACGTGCGGCGGGGATCGAGGTGTTGGTAGGAGTAGAAGAAGCAGCCTGCCGTCAGCTAAATGAAGCTTTTGTTCATCGCATTCTCTACAAACGACCTTTGGGAATTTTAAAATATGCCATGACTTTAGATGGCAAAATTGCTACTACCTCTGGTCATAGCGCTTGGGTGACAAGCCAAGAAGCCCGCAGTGAAGTACATCAGTTGCGGGCGGCTTGCGATGCCATAATTGTCGGCGGTAATACAGTTCGACAAGATAATCCTTATTTAACCACTCGTCAGGTAGAGGCACATAAACCCCTGCGGGTGGTAATGAGTCGCCATCTCAACTTACCGGAAAGTGCCCATCTGTGGCAAACTGCGGATGCTCCAACTTTGGTGTTGACACAGAAAGGTGCTAATCCCGATTTTCAAGAACTGTTGCTCAAACAGGGTGTGGAGGTGGTGGAATTAACATCACTTACACCAGATAAGGCAATGGCGTACTTATATGAGCGGGGTTTTTGTAGCGTGTTGTGGGAGTGTGGTGGTACCCTAGCTGCTAGTGCGATCGCTCAAGGAGCAATACAAAAAGTTTTAGCATTTATTGCCCCAAAAATCATTGGTGGTAGTATTGCTCCCACACCAGTGGGCGATTTAGGTTTTACTACCATGACTGAGGCGTTGTCTCTAGAACGTGTTCGTTGGCGTGTAGTAGGTTCTGACTGCTTAGTAGAAGGTTATTTTCCTCAAAAAACTAATAGTCAATAG
- the mreD gene encoding rod shape-determining protein MreD yields the protein MKIPAFGGSRQKKPKSSERKSKFPIQPLPRWHPAVRKLLSWIVTVGSVLLCLLLLPTRLPGMELLGIGPNWLLIWVVAWSVKRTVFAGALAGIVLGLLQDSMTSPNPSHAISLGIVGALTSLLQKQRFIEEDFISIAVIVFVLAVLAETIFGLQLTLLGNERKVTDIWTYYQRVALASAILSSLWAPVVYYPLNLWWQRMKLLEQ from the coding sequence ATGAAAATTCCTGCATTCGGTGGTAGCAGGCAGAAAAAGCCAAAATCGTCAGAGCGAAAATCAAAATTCCCAATCCAGCCTCTTCCTCGTTGGCATCCTGCTGTACGTAAGTTGTTGAGTTGGATAGTGACGGTTGGATCTGTACTGTTATGTTTATTATTATTGCCAACCCGTCTGCCAGGTATGGAATTATTGGGTATTGGCCCTAACTGGCTGTTAATTTGGGTAGTAGCTTGGAGTGTGAAGCGCACGGTGTTTGCCGGAGCATTGGCAGGTATAGTTCTGGGGCTACTTCAAGATTCAATGACATCACCTAACCCTTCTCATGCCATTAGCTTAGGGATAGTGGGGGCTTTAACTAGTCTGCTCCAGAAACAGCGTTTTATCGAAGAAGATTTTATTTCGATTGCTGTAATTGTCTTTGTTTTGGCAGTTTTGGCAGAAACTATCTTTGGGTTGCAATTAACTTTGCTTGGCAATGAGCGCAAGGTGACAGATATTTGGACATATTACCAGCGTGTCGCCCTTGCTTCTGCCATTCTGAGTAGTTTATGGGCGCCTGTCGTCTATTATCCCCTAAATCTTTGGTGGCAGAGGATGAAATTGTTGGAGCAATAG
- a CDS encoding single-stranded DNA-binding protein translates to MSINIVTLVGRVGSDPDIKYFESGSVKCRLTLAVKRRSRNSDEPDWFTLELWDKTAEVAGNYVRKGSLIGIKGSLKFDTWSDRQTGANRSTPIIRVDQLDLLGSKRDGEGSAGDMSSEHF, encoded by the coding sequence ATGAGTATTAATATTGTCACCCTTGTTGGCCGTGTAGGCAGCGACCCTGATATAAAGTATTTTGAGTCTGGCAGTGTTAAGTGTAGATTGACACTTGCGGTCAAAAGGCGATCGCGCAACAGCGATGAACCTGACTGGTTCACGTTGGAATTATGGGATAAGACGGCTGAGGTAGCAGGTAATTATGTCCGTAAGGGGAGTTTAATCGGCATAAAAGGTTCCTTAAAGTTTGACACATGGAGCGATCGCCAAACAGGAGCAAATCGTTCTACGCCAATCATTAGAGTAGATCAACTAGATTTACTAGGCTCTAAGCGAGATGGAGAGGGCAGTGCAGGTGATATGTCTTCAGAACATTTTTAA
- the mreC gene encoding rod shape-determining protein MreC, which translates to MVTIRRWWDRKGLQIGLLALVVGSAWILRQTQGELVFETYQAITRPLEMLQSRPTPEERLRDARILELQTRIEDLESQKTKLQDLLGYVEKEPLASRPIPARVIGRSADQWWQQVTLNRGTNAGIQEGFIVKADGGLVGLVESVTPNTSRVLLISDLKSQVGVSVSRTAAKGVLRGDSSAEAVLEFYEKVPNAKVGDLVSTSTYSQKFPSGLAVGRIKSLDLKKLPASVAKIELFPPIRSLDWVAVYPKPENQESANKVPQKSK; encoded by the coding sequence ATGGTGACAATACGGCGTTGGTGGGATCGTAAAGGGTTACAAATTGGGTTGTTAGCTTTAGTAGTTGGTAGTGCTTGGATATTGCGACAGACTCAAGGTGAATTGGTGTTTGAGACATACCAAGCAATTACCCGTCCGTTAGAGATGTTGCAGTCAAGGCCAACTCCCGAAGAACGTCTCAGAGACGCCCGGATATTGGAATTGCAAACCCGTATAGAAGATTTGGAAAGTCAAAAGACAAAATTACAAGATTTATTAGGCTATGTGGAAAAAGAGCCACTGGCATCACGCCCGATTCCAGCACGGGTAATAGGACGTAGTGCTGACCAATGGTGGCAACAAGTCACCCTGAATCGCGGTACAAATGCGGGGATTCAGGAAGGCTTCATAGTCAAGGCAGATGGCGGATTAGTGGGTTTGGTGGAGAGTGTAACTCCCAATACTAGCCGTGTGTTGTTAATCAGTGACCTCAAGAGTCAAGTGGGTGTATCCGTAAGCCGCACGGCAGCTAAAGGCGTTTTGCGAGGAGATTCTTCTGCAGAAGCTGTACTGGAATTTTATGAAAAAGTCCCAAATGCCAAGGTAGGAGACTTAGTTTCCACATCTACTTACAGCCAAAAATTTCCCTCTGGCTTGGCAGTAGGACGAATTAAATCGCTGGATTTAAAGAAACTCCCCGCATCAGTGGCGAAAATTGAGCTTTTTCCGCCAATCCGCTCTCTCGATTGGGTAGCTGTATATCCAAAGCCAGAAAACCAAGAGTCGGCAAATAAAGTGCCGCAAAAGTCTAAGTAA
- a CDS encoding HAD family hydrolase produces MIINTFGDSDETPLPNVANIAELGVPVSDVVDIAEHEADVGNIAEFEVPLTDAVNISEPEASVVNVVNTALPAAMRYILKAKSYVRREAIRKTVLHNSGKRCIIEAETSVADVVNIIEAETSVADVVNVIETKTSVADVVNIIGTAPDGTLILVDLDETLFLRNSTQEYLNTLEPRILGYLLLTLLNVIKPWNWLPGKIKGEVSRDWIRVLIATIVFPWTVILWQWRAKQQAQAYANTTLIQALTKNANLRVILATQGFGFIVRPLCKHLPINFNDVIACRFWQGGIDRQRGKHFLVTASLGEKEVARAIAVTDSVDDNQLLASVATPCLVIWPEAKYVSAMADIYIPFLYLERAKRPGKKFFLTKVLLDDLVVLIVCLSLVNSQPIIHAISMFFLILSFWCIYELGYVENDTVAERFEKKPTLSETYQKYKNRINVWQAWLWSVTFAVPGLIILELTKVVSSDKSFATEISALDLVAIWTNMALWIGLLVLVRVSYYAYNFVDKQTRIWLYFILQAYKYFGFLVVTKSNIIGSILFTAQVISRWIPYFIYRMTKSEWSKDLPNQLVRVFLFVFILFAVALGTENISILMNWQTLIIFVLCTYWARHQILKIVNEMHPISQDKLR; encoded by the coding sequence ATGATAATAAATACATTCGGTGACAGTGATGAAACCCCCTTGCCCAATGTAGCAAATATTGCTGAACTTGGAGTCCCCGTAAGTGATGTAGTAGATATTGCCGAACATGAAGCTGATGTAGGAAATATTGCTGAATTTGAAGTTCCCTTAACTGATGCAGTAAATATTTCCGAACCTGAAGCTTCCGTAGTTAATGTAGTAAATACAGCACTTCCGGCAGCTATGAGGTACATCCTCAAAGCTAAAAGCTATGTTAGGAGAGAGGCAATAAGAAAAACTGTATTGCATAATAGCGGGAAGCGCTGTATCATTGAAGCTGAGACTTCCGTCGCTGATGTAGTTAACATCATTGAAGCTGAAACTTCCGTCGCTGATGTAGTAAACGTCATTGAAACTAAGACTTCCGTAGCTGATGTAGTTAACATAATTGGAACAGCGCCGGATGGTACACTTATCCTAGTAGATTTAGATGAAACTCTCTTTCTACGGAATTCCACACAAGAGTATCTCAACACTTTAGAACCCCGCATTCTTGGGTACTTATTGCTCACCCTGTTGAATGTTATCAAACCGTGGAATTGGCTACCAGGGAAAATTAAAGGAGAGGTTTCACGAGATTGGATACGAGTTTTAATCGCAACCATAGTTTTTCCCTGGACTGTAATTTTGTGGCAATGGCGAGCTAAACAGCAAGCTCAAGCTTATGCCAATACTACCCTGATCCAGGCACTTACTAAGAATGCAAATTTACGTGTAATACTAGCCACCCAAGGGTTTGGTTTTATTGTTCGTCCCCTGTGTAAACATTTACCCATAAATTTTAATGATGTCATCGCTTGTCGATTCTGGCAGGGAGGGATAGATAGACAGCGAGGAAAACATTTCTTAGTGACAGCATCACTGGGAGAAAAGGAAGTTGCTCGTGCGATCGCAGTTACAGACTCAGTTGATGATAACCAATTACTTGCATCTGTAGCAACTCCATGTTTAGTTATTTGGCCAGAAGCAAAGTATGTTTCAGCTATGGCTGATATTTATATCCCGTTTTTGTATCTAGAGCGAGCAAAGCGGCCAGGTAAAAAATTTTTTCTGACCAAGGTATTATTGGACGATCTTGTGGTCTTGATAGTATGTTTGAGTTTGGTGAATAGCCAACCAATTATTCATGCCATTAGTATGTTTTTTTTAATACTTTCTTTCTGGTGCATCTATGAACTAGGCTATGTAGAAAATGACACAGTTGCTGAACGGTTTGAGAAAAAACCAACGCTTTCAGAAACGTACCAAAAGTATAAGAACCGAATCAATGTATGGCAGGCTTGGCTTTGGTCTGTAACTTTCGCGGTTCCTGGACTAATTATTCTGGAATTGACTAAAGTTGTCTCAAGTGATAAAAGTTTTGCTACCGAAATTAGTGCCTTAGACTTAGTAGCAATTTGGACTAATATGGCATTGTGGATCGGTCTACTCGTGTTGGTACGAGTGAGTTACTATGCTTACAACTTTGTTGATAAGCAGACACGAATTTGGCTTTACTTTATATTGCAAGCTTACAAGTACTTTGGTTTTCTGGTAGTCACAAAAAGCAATATCATTGGGTCGATATTATTCACAGCACAAGTGATTAGTCGCTGGATACCTTATTTTATTTATCGTATGACTAAAAGTGAGTGGTCAAAAGATTTACCAAATCAACTGGTTCGTGTCTTTCTGTTTGTATTTATACTTTTCGCCGTCGCGCTAGGGACTGAAAATATTTCTATATTAATGAATTGGCAGACTTTGATAATTTTCGTTCTGTGTACCTACTGGGCAAGACATCAGATTTTGAAAATAGTCAATGAAATGCATCCAATTTCCCAAGATAAATTAAGATAG
- a CDS encoding rod shape-determining protein, producing MGIDLGTANTLVYVSGKGIVLQEPSVVAIDVNEKVALAVGEEAKKMLGRTPGNVIALRPLRDGVIADFDIAELMLKSFIQRVNEGRSLILPRIVIGIPSGVTGVERRAVMDAAHQAGARKVYLIDEPVAAAIGAGLPVAEPTGNMIIDIGGGTTEVAVLSLQGTVISESVRIAGDELTESIIQYIKKVHNLVIGERTAEDIKIRLGSAYPTNDDNEAMMEVRGLHLLSGLPRTVTIKAPEIRESMLEPLSVIIEAVKRTLERTPPELAADIIDRGIMLAGGGALLKGIDTLISHETGIITHIAADPLSCVVLGTGRVLENFKQLERVVTESSRNM from the coding sequence ATGGGTATCGACCTCGGTACCGCAAACACCCTAGTTTATGTATCTGGTAAAGGTATTGTACTACAAGAACCTTCTGTAGTTGCTATCGATGTCAACGAAAAGGTAGCACTAGCAGTAGGAGAAGAAGCCAAAAAAATGCTCGGTCGCACACCTGGAAATGTAATTGCTCTCCGCCCTTTGCGGGATGGTGTAATTGCTGACTTTGATATAGCCGAGCTAATGCTGAAAAGCTTTATTCAGCGTGTAAATGAAGGTAGGTCTTTGATTTTACCCCGGATTGTTATTGGTATTCCTAGTGGCGTGACCGGAGTAGAAAGGCGAGCTGTGATGGATGCAGCTCACCAAGCAGGAGCAAGAAAAGTGTATTTAATCGATGAACCTGTAGCTGCGGCTATTGGTGCAGGATTACCTGTTGCGGAACCCACTGGCAACATGATCATCGATATTGGTGGTGGCACAACAGAAGTTGCAGTGCTGAGTCTCCAGGGTACGGTAATTAGTGAATCAGTACGCATTGCTGGCGATGAACTGACTGAATCAATCATTCAGTATATTAAGAAAGTTCATAACTTAGTCATTGGTGAACGTACTGCCGAGGATATCAAGATTCGGCTTGGTTCTGCCTATCCCACTAATGATGATAATGAGGCGATGATGGAAGTCCGAGGCTTACACCTGCTTTCTGGTCTACCGCGAACTGTAACAATCAAAGCCCCAGAAATCCGTGAAAGTATGTTGGAACCGCTATCAGTAATTATAGAAGCTGTGAAGCGGACACTGGAACGCACACCGCCAGAGCTGGCCGCAGATATTATTGACAGAGGTATTATGTTAGCGGGTGGTGGTGCTTTGCTCAAAGGCATAGATACCCTGATTAGCCATGAAACAGGGATTATTACCCACATTGCTGCTGATCCTTTAAGCTGTGTTGTGCTAGGTACAGGTCGTGTGTTAGAAAACTTCAAACAGTTGGAACGAGTTGTCACCGAAAGCTCTCGCAATATGTAA
- a CDS encoding SIMPL domain-containing protein, with product MTRAALPGSQFPSGNLWKILPLTMLLCATFVLPAFAQEKDRLWRTLSVSGRGVETIPTTLAQVSLGVEIQGKTAQEVQQEAARRSSAVVAFLKSKNVEKLQTTGIRLNPVYSYTDNVQRITGYAANNTVSFSIPTEQAGTLLDDAVKAGATQINGISFVANDEAIALAQKQALKEATQDAQQQADAVFSALGFKSKEVVSIQVNNATAPPPPMFLRAEAAKSADNSTPVIGGEQQVEASVTLQISY from the coding sequence ATGACTAGAGCCGCTTTACCCGGTTCTCAATTTCCATCTGGAAATTTGTGGAAAATACTGCCTTTAACGATGCTTTTATGTGCAACTTTCGTACTACCTGCATTTGCACAAGAAAAGGATAGATTATGGCGAACCCTTAGTGTCAGTGGTCGTGGAGTGGAAACAATTCCTACAACCCTGGCACAAGTAAGTTTAGGAGTAGAAATTCAAGGGAAAACAGCACAGGAAGTACAGCAAGAAGCTGCCCGGAGGTCATCTGCTGTAGTTGCCTTTCTCAAGAGCAAAAATGTTGAAAAATTACAAACTACTGGTATCCGGCTCAACCCAGTTTACAGCTACACCGATAATGTGCAACGGATTACAGGCTATGCTGCCAATAACACTGTAAGTTTTAGTATTCCTACCGAGCAAGCTGGGACATTATTGGATGATGCAGTAAAAGCGGGTGCAACACAAATTAATGGCATTAGTTTTGTTGCGAATGATGAAGCGATCGCCTTAGCGCAAAAACAAGCATTAAAAGAAGCTACCCAAGATGCCCAACAGCAAGCTGATGCCGTTTTCAGTGCCTTGGGTTTTAAATCCAAAGAAGTAGTGAGCATTCAAGTTAATAATGCTACTGCGCCTCCACCACCCATGTTTTTACGGGCTGAAGCTGCAAAGTCAGCTGATAATTCCACCCCTGTAATCGGTGGGGAACAGCAAGTAGAAGCATCAGTGACATTGCAAATTAGTTATTAG